TCCGGCTGCCGGGAGTGCACAGACGATGACCTTCCTTGCTTCCATTAGAGTTGCTAGACAGAAAAGTTAAACAAAGTTAGATCTttacaataataataagacAGAAAACGAAATTAATTGAAGAATAAATTAGTGAAGATTAAActgaaaaattaacaaatatctCAACACAAGGTAACAAATCGAACAAGATATTGGAGTTTGATATAAATCTTTGACTATCTGAACACAAGGTAACAAATCGAACAAGATATTGGAGTTTCTCTGACCTGGAAATTGAGATATCTTTGAGATCTGTAAGGCTTCAAATCTTTGTGGATCTGTAAGATTTGTTACCTTCATAATcagataaatataataatgagCTTACATTAGTAAAATCAAGGTAACCTGTAAGGACAGAGAACTCTGTAACCTAATTGGTGGCGGTGGAGAAGGTCGGAGAGATTTGTGATGGTATGAGATGGAATCGTGGTGGCTTACACAGATTTGTGGTGGTTTGAGATGGAAGGAGAGATTCGTGGTGGATTAAGAGATAGAATCGTGGTGGCTTAAGAGAGATTTGTGGTGGTTTGAGGGTAGGAGAGAAGGAGATAAAGACAATAAAATTTACTTTGGCTCCCAAAATAAGGAAATTTTGGCTTTCCCTCCGAAAAGCCTCGTCGACCAATGAGAGACAAGGACGAGGATAACCTAAAAAACTAATCTCCACCGTTGAATCATCTCCATCGAATGGATATAATTAGTcgaattttttttctagttttctccACTAGATATGTCGAAAATATGGTTCTAAGTAAGAACAGCATCGATGTTGATCgattttgagatgatttaggatGGTGTAAACTTATATTTGATATATCTACATTTTAAAATGATCATATAATCAATAcaaactaaaaaatgaaaagaatacATCATTATGTGAACATATAAATCCTAAACACTCAAAGTACACCAATTTATACACTAACCCCTAAAACTTCACACTAAAACGTTAACCCTCAAAGACAAAGGTGTGGTGGAAAGCTTAATTGATTCTTAATTTTGTCATTATTTATCTTTTGGTAACCTTCAATAAACaccataacttttttttttgaatgaatcaCTCAACACTGTCattaccctaaaccctaaaactaaaGCCTACACAATCAACCCTATCgttaccctaaaccctaaattgcTTTGGTATATGAAATTGTAtttggtcattttaattttgggcATTTGTTGtgattaaacattttaattttgggCTATCCTTACATTTGAAATCATAAACACATTAGTTAAGATTGAAAAAGCATAGAAACATCCAAGAGGGGCAAATAACGCATAGTCACGTTCTGAAACAAAGAAACAGAAAGCCGATCATGTCTTAAGAAACATAGTCATTAAAACGGAGTCATTAAAAACACACACAGTCTTATTGCTTGGTTCCtttggctatgtttttaaacctGGACAGAAAGACAAATCTGATTAGTTTGACATATTCCAACACTTATGTAACAGATAAACGAGATCATATCTCACCGGTAGAACTTTATCCTCTGGCCAAGCAAGACAGCTTCCAAGTGCATCTTCCATATACTCGATCTCTGATGATGTCCTCCACACAGCAGCATCTTTAACCTTCACAACATCCACAAAGACTCGACATGCACCAGGCCCCAAAGGTTGAAAGTGGACAAGATGCTCAGGATTACTCGATGACCATCGTCCTTCAGCGGCGACCACCTTATCTCCGGACAGGTCCAGCAGCTTGATTTTTTGATTAGGCTTGAATTTGTTACGCTGCAACCACAAACCAGTCAGCAGAACCAATATTCAGGAATCACAACCAGAACCAATCAAGTAGTGCAACCAGAAACCACAAACCACAAAGAAGAGCCAATATTGAGGAATCACAACCAGAACCAATCAAGTAGTTCAAGGAAAGAAAGTACCTCTGATCTGCGAAGAGGAGATGCTGGAATTACAGGTGATTGGACTTTCATTGTCGCTGCAGGTATCTTTGTGGGAGCTGGTGGAGTCAATGGAGAATCCACATCATTCCTAGACTGATCTCTGACACTCGTTCTAGGTTTTGCAGTAGCTTTTGAACTCAGTGGAGACTTTTGATTCTTAGAAGTTGAACTTACTGCTTTTGAACTTCCTGCTATAGAACTTCCTGCTTTAGAACTTTCTGAGTCAAACACAACTCTATTTGCTGGCCATGCTACAAAACAGTTCTGATAATCCTCCATAGTTGTCTTCCCCACAGTAGGCCTCCATATGTATGCATCAGGGTTTACTACCTCATCCACATACACTTTTATTGCATTTGGACCAAGAGGAAGTCCATTGACCAACGTTTGTGGTTCTTTCGTCTGCCATCGGCCTACAAGCAACGACTTCCCCATTATGTACGTAGTCCATGAGTTTGCATTTGTTATTTGAACTGCTGAAAGGGCtctgcaaaacaaaaacaaacaattttgaataaaaaagacTCAGACTGAGACTCAGATTCAGCTACAGAGGAAGAGGAAAATTAACCTTAGGAGCATTGTCCTCTGGTAAACCTGCCGTTGGAACAATACAATGATCGGAATGCCATGCAATCATTTCTCCTACTGCATCCTCCATGGTAAACATATTAGGTGCAGGTCTCCATAAAAAGGTTTCTGGTTTTGTTGCAGTTTCAACTAAAACCTTCATAGCATTAGGCCCTAACGGAATCCCATTAACTAACTCCTCAGGTTCTGAAGAAACAACCCGTCCCTCAGCAACATTGACATCGATAGCAGACCAGTCCACAAGATAACACTTCGGAAGTAACTTGGTATTTACACTCTACGTGAAATacaaaagtttcaaatcaaTTCATATCTACAATTATAGAGATAGATTACGACAGAGGAAGTCAATCCATACCTTGTTATTCGAGTTTTCACTGACATCAGTTTCTTGTCCCTGATTATTCATCCTGGCAATTTGCTGCTGCAAATCATAAACCTGTTTCTCCAGAGACACATGTTTTTTTTCCATGGCAGCCATGAAGTTGTTCTTAATTTGTAAACAATTTTATTTGGTGATACTAATGCCTCTGCCCATTGCTCTCAACCTGCCAGGTTGATCAGGTCCCAATATCTCAGTTATCAGATCATGCTTTGGATTCGTTGAGGTTGAATCTTCACGACCCTCAAGTTCTATCTCTGACGCCTTTCTCTGTTAACACATGACAAATTATTATATCAACAAGCAGCAGACAATCCAACTTCATAAAATCTATGTGGTCCGATTGATTTTGACTTACTATCTTTTCAGCCGCATTCACATTGACAGGCGTTCCATCCTTCTTAGTTCGTGATTTGACCCACACTCTTAGCCTTGACACTTTTGATGGGTCTTCGCTAGCCTTAACCAGATCTTCTCTCAATCTCACCATTCCTTTACGACCGCAAGTGTGAGGATCTGCTTCTGTCTTCTTTCCCTGTAAGTGTCACTGACAGCCTTGATGGCAGAACTTGTCTTTTCTCTAACGAATTTACGCCATTCAGTTGGAGTTACATTCTTGGGTCGCAGCTCCATCCTTGCTTTCATTGTAGGAGCATTCCTGATTGTGGTTACCAGACGTGATTTGGATGCTCTCCACAAACATCCCATCTGCTTAAACAAAGCATCCTTTTTGAACTCTTCGTCCACGTCAAACCTCATCTGTATTCACGTATGGGACACACATTAGCATATAACCAAAATACATGATAAATGTATAAGGTTATTCAGGTTACCGTAATAGACTTCCATAGCACAGTTTTGATATCTTTAGTAACCTTCCTCCAGTTATCAATGACCACATGAACATGTTCACGTACTAAgggacccaagtaggaggataACATTACTGACACTGGACCACAAGGTTCTCCAAAATCGGTGAAGTCAACATGTAGCCGTTCATTTGGATCCTTGGCAATCTGCTTCATCTTCGTTACTCCTCGACGTCTTTTACGCTGAGTAATTGTGCCAGTCTGAGTCTGCTGTTCATCAGCTTCCTCAAGTTCTTCTTCCTCCATTTGGTCCAGttcttcttcctccatttcATCATGCTCTTCGTCCTCCATTTGATTCTGCTCTCCTTCCTCCATTTCATTCTGCTTTTCTTCCTCCATTTCATTTTGCTCCTTTTCCTCTGAAACTTCTTTGTTTGGTACTTCTTCGAGGAGTTGCTCTTCTTCCTCTGAAACTTCTTTGTTTGGTACTTCTTCGAGGaatttctcttcttcctccatttCAACCTCCATTTCTACCAATTCCTCCACTTCTGTCTGCTTCTTCTTCGGTGTCCTTGACTTCTTCACACGCTTATTCTTACGATTCCCCATCAAGGTTCACATGGAACATAAAAGAGTGAGTAAGTGTCAATGTCTAAAAACACAATGAAACACATAACAAAATGCTGGAAATTAAACAAACAAGACTAAGAAAACAgagaataagatcaaaacagaCAACACTCAAGCAACGCAAACGCAAATAATTTcattacaaacaaaaaacatgttcCTCCCATCAAACATTCATCACAACATCTGCAATatcaaccaaaaaaatgttACCTTTCAAACATAAATTCCTTCACAGTCCGCCCTGGCATTTCTAGAATCATCAACCAAGTCATCAACATCCATAGGTACAACTGCTGGCAATGGACCAACATCTGCATGACCATCTTCACAATCGTCTTCACTGTATCTTCTTGTAGGACCTCTCATAGCTACATACCAACTGGATGACTCATCTACTCTAGAATAAAATATTTGCTTGGCTTGTGAGGCGAGGATGTATGGATCTCTATCAAAAGCCATTTGGCTTTGGTTCAGGTTGACTAGTGTGAAGCCATCTTCTACCTTCACTCCATTTCCTATGTTTGCCCATTTGCAGCGGAATACAGGAATGTAGAATGTATTGTAGTCGATCAGTAGAATCTCCACCACTCTTCCATAGTAAGTTACTAAATCAACCATCTGAGAAGTGTCTTTTGCACTAGATCGACACATTGCTGTTGCCTCATATAAAACACCATTGTTTTGAGTTTGCCTGTCAACTGAAATGGTGTGAAACCGCAGACCATTAATGATATAGCCACTGTAAGCCCTTGCGCTTGCACGAGGACCGTAGGCCAACCACTTCAGTATTTCTTCGTGATTCTGTGAAGTAATTGGTATCTATAACAGAAAATGTTAACTGTCAATATATATCTATAACAAAACACCATAACAATAAAATTCTTGCTCAGATTAGGAACTTTCCTGCTCTTTTAACCAGGATGCAAATTTCTGAGTATGGGTTCTCCATAATGTTGTTGCATCACGTCTACATCTTTCATTACTGTCTTGTAGATGTTGTAGGTGTATGCTGCAaattaaaacatgacaaattATTAGCATCTCAAGATACAAACACTCAGcagtaatttatttaaaaaaatacaagactTACTCCACATAAGGTTCCACGATTGCCATATTGTGAATCACTGCAAGATGTACAATGTTCATATCCTTCTCAGAAAGAACACAATCAGTGCCTGCGGATATTGGACGTCCCTCCAGAATAGAGTTGCTCTCGAACTCAATATTCCTTTCAAGTTTCTCCTCATAACTTGTTGTCTTTTTCAAGAACTCACTGCAGAACCTAACGCATTCCTCTGCGAGATACGCTTCAGCAATACAACCCTCTGGTCTTGCAGGGTTTCTTACGAAGTCTTTCAGCACTTTCATGTACCTGAATAAGATCAAATTCATCGAAGGTTAGAAGCATGATTTTTGACTGCATAAGATAACAACTTAGAAGGTATAAGTGTACCTCTCAAATGGGTACATCCAACAGAAATGGACAGGTCCACATAACCGAGCTTCCCTGCCTAGATGAACTACCAAATGCACCATTATATCGAAGAAACTTGGCGGAAAAAACCTCTCAAACATGCATAGAGTTTCCACAATTTCTGTTTCCATAATCTCTATTTTCTCTCTATCAATAACTCGCTGACAGAGATGATGGAAGAAAGCACACAGGAGTCCAATAGCTATCCTAACACCTTAAGGTAATAACCCTGCAATAAACAACCATTGGAGATAAGACTGAAGACATCTACTTCTGGACAAATACAAAGTTAAAAGAGCGTCAGTTGATACCTCTAATCGCAACCGGAAGAAGCTGTGATTTCATGTGATTTCATTCCTGATATCTTACATTGCTGGAAGCTTCTATCAGACATCAACACATGGTAATCATGTGATTTCATTCCTGATATCTTACATTCCTCCAGCTTCACACACCTTGATATATTTGAGCAGTAACCATCCGGACCACGAAATTCAGATAGAcgcttgcaaaaaaaaattttctcttTGCTGGACAAAGACCAAGGAGCTGGAGGAAGGTAAGTTCTTTTCCCACGGGGTTGAGGATGTAAATCCTTCCTAATGCCAAGCAGTTCAAGATCTTTTCGAGCGTTAAGTCCATCTTTTGATTTTTCACAATGCAACAACATTGCGATAAGGCTTGCATCAACATTTCTCTCGACGTGCATCATGTCTAAATTGTGTCTAACCGGGAGTTCctatacaaaacaaacacacataAGAGTGTCAAAGAAAGCTAGAGATAgaacatttattaaaaaagtaGACAGATAACTAGATAAGAAACATACCTCCCAATAAGGCAACATGAAAAAGATTGACCGCTTCTTCCATCTAGATAGCTCCTCCTCATCTactgcttcttcctcttcctctgatTCACTGAATTCATCATCCGACTCTGATCCAACAGGCTCTATAATCTTCCTCTTGGTTCCAGTTACTTTCGCATTTCCAAAATCATTCTTGTAATTTCTGAGTATTTGGCTTATGTTATGACCACTTAGAATCCTACCCTTTTTCCCATGCTCAACTTTCCCATCAAACCATGATTTCTTTCCACGATAAGCATGTCTCGGAGGTAGACCTTTCCGATGGGACATATATACGTGCTTCCTGCAATTAGTCAGCTACATACTATCTGTGTTTTTcccacacacaggacatcccaTTTTGCCCTTTACTTTACACCCTGCAAGATTTCCATACGCAGGGAAATCCTGAATGGTCCAGAGAAGCATTGCTCTTAACTTGAAAGTGGTGTGACTGAATGCATCATACGTGACCTCTCCTTTCTTCCACAGATGGTTTAGATCCTCTATAAGTGGTTCTAAGTACACATCAATATTGTTTCCAGGTTGGGTTGGACCAGGAATCAGCAATGACAACATGATGTTCTCCTCCTTCATACACTTCTCAGGTGACATGTTGTAATTCACTAGCAAAACCGGCCAAGCACTGTAGTTCACATTCTTCATGTTAAAGGGATTGAACCCATCAGTGGACAGTCCAAGCCTAAGATTCCTTTCTTCAACAACAAATAACGGGTATTTGTCATTCATTTGATCCCAAGTAACAGAATCAACTGGATGTCTGCTTTTTCCATTAGTGCTTTTGTTACTAAAATGCCACCTTAAGTCCTTCGCCATTTCCTCTGACCTGAACATCCTCTTCAGATATGGAACTATCGGAAAATATCTCGGAACTTTCTGTGGAATACCTTTCTTCACATCACCTGTGCGCATGTTAATCTTCCATCTTGAAGCATTGCATTTCGGACAGTTGTCTAGCTTCTCAAACTCCTTTCTGAATAGACAACAGTCGTTCACACAAGCGTGTATCTTCTCATAGCCCATGTCAAAAGATTTCAGAAACCTTTTCACTTCGTACAAGGATGTGTGCAAGACAGTCTCCTCGGGTAGCATCTGTGGCAAAGTCTCCAGCAAAAGATCGAAGCTTCTATCAGACCAACCACTCTGTGTCTTTATCCTAAAGAGTGAAACTATCGCCGACAGCTTGCTGTGGTTAGCACAACTTGGATACAGAGGTGTCTCTGCATCTGCTAGCTTAGCAAGaaactcatcttcttccttatcTTCACCTTCAGCAACCTCACTTAGATCACGCTGCCTAATAAAATCTTCATCAAGAAACTCAGCTGCTTGGTATAACCCTAAAATCTCTTTGTTCCTCTCACTTGCATTGCTTCTACAGTCAGCCCCTGATATCgcttctccatgatgataccaatcCTCCCGCAGCTGGTAACTCAAATCCATTCCCCTAGTTACTAGATGATCAACAACAACATCGGCTGAGTGACGATCTACATTGCGACAGTCTatgcatgggcaaatgaccaacTCACACTCTGCTAAATCTGCACCAACACACCTCACAAACTCCCACGCACCTCTCTTATAACGAGGATCAGCTCTTCGGTTAAGACACATGAAAGCATAATTTTAACCCTTTTAATCacacaaaaaacacaaaaaacagtaattataatatatactagggGGATGTCCGCGATTCGcgcggaatattattttattattgttaagagtatgattttttggataatgtaattttGTTGTCGTTTCTATTTGTTAAGAGCATTACTTGGTATTTTTAGTGTGTTTTATATTAGTAggtgatatattaatatattttgtgtttgtttttttaaataatttgtttttgtgtgtATAGTACTTGTTAGTAGTGAAGTGAGCCTCTAacgtaaaagaatatttaatttcaataactttgtatctacgcatttgttgattctaagattaacggtttcagcatcgaaattgtattatttttttttaattataactttGTTTTTTGCCCTATCCCCGTATTTTGACCTTGAGCTGTCACCGTCTATGTATTTCGTTACCTTTCTGGTGTGCGATacttctcaccatcaccggaaaaagattcacctctttctcttgttcttccttgCCTTCTTCACCTGtgagattatatggtatttgttgtagatcaggtttatgagttttcagttgTTCGGTTGATTCTCACGGCATTGTAGGCTGTTCCAATCAATATTGACAGGTCCTCTTTTTccttagatttcagctgatgttTGGAACTGTGTTTCTTTGGTTGGGCCAGAGTTTAGTCGTCTTTGATGTTGTATTCATCGTTgttggcttaccgtcaatagtGTCTCTattcgtcttggttttcaagatttATTTTTGGTGTTCTGATTTATATGCTTTCTTTTATAGCTCGAGGACGGTTCCATAGTTTGCTGATTTCGTTTCGTCTCTCTTTCCCTCTCTATTCTTGCAActctttgcagctttcatcgcatctatggtggctctccctttcaccatgtttgccacttcaagtttggataatgttttcgttcgtgtatgctatgtgggcttggaaggttatttctggtctcaagtttaGTCCCTGATTTCTCAGTGGTTGTCTTTCATTCTCCCTttctcaagttgtttcttttctttctatatttctcttggtataggtgtgcggagttagtctcttggagctttggtcccttctatccagTGCTTTGTGGTTTTGCACTTGCATGGTCGTCTTGTATGTTCTtctttagtttgtgaggtgtttCTTACCTTTTAGCTACTGGTTGTGATTCCGGTGCTTTAGGCATATATCTTCCTGCTTCTTGGTGGCTTTGGTCTTTCGATTATTATTCTTCATTTGGTCCGCTTTCTTGGTTATTTGCGTTGATGCtctagtttcttattcttagtttgattatcttatgatattaatagtgaaataaatatatagtttgtaaatgaaataataaaaattagtaaaaataattaaatggtgaaagtttatgctatttttatttgtgaataaattaaatatttaaaatatatttatattcttttatttatttcttgaattttaggGACCAATAAATATGAGAAAGATTAGGTAGTACATAATTAGAAATTGATGGAGCAAATtgcaataatttaaatgaagaaagatttaaaattataaaacaaacatgatgacacatgtcaacaaaccctccttccacatgtcataagaagggaaaaaaccaactttatatatatagatagattgtTTTTCCTTACCTGTTTAGATGAACCCATGACTTTTCGACCATTTTTATGTTCTAAGTTTCTAACCGATaaccaacaaaataaaacaaacccATAAGAGTATGTCAAACACCAAACACACACATTGTCATTCACATAAGAACCAATAAACAATCAACTACTCAATCGTCAAACAATCAGATACTAAAACTCacacaatcaacacacaatATAAAATGGTCGAAAAAGAATCACCTCAATAAGATCCTTCAGATTTCAACTCGACTTCACTCCAGAAATGAACAATCAAAAGCTCAAACCTGCAAATCAAAAGAGAACAAACAAGAACCACAAATCAAATTGTATAAGccccaaaaaaatcaaacttcaGTCCTCACGATATCAATCCGAGACAGATTTGATTATCTCTAACCTGACTTGGGTTAATATAGACAAAATCGAAACTGGGTTTCGCCTGCAATCTGACCGCCGGCGACGACAACAGCACCGGCAGGAAGATCTTCGTAAAATTTCGGAGAGATCGAGGTATTGATGAGAAGGAGAGGAGGAGAGGaggaaaataccaaaaataaaccAAGTCCTTTACACTTTACCgctattaatgtattttttattcattttatttcccgggttaatgaaaattttcattagCGATTAAATAAAGCTACGAAAAAGTTGGGTTTTGGATTTAACAACTTTTAGTAGCACTTCGTGAATTTGTGCTACCGTGAACTGCTACCAATactcatatttcttgtagtgaaaagaGTCTGGCAATTGATTTGCCAGCTTTTGTAAGTGtgttatcttttggacttctatatcacattcctgagtccgaggatcttgccatgaCAAAGATGGTTAATtccatgtaatttcttttaccagcttattattatctccccctaatgttggataattGGATTCGTCAAAGTGACAATCCGCGtacctggccttaaacaaatcaccggtagCTGGCTCAAGGTATTTAATTATTGTGGGAgagtcatatccaacatatattcccatcctcctttgaggacccatcttagttctctgcgGTGGTGCAATTGGTATATAAgcggcacatccaaatgtcttaatATGAGATATGTCTGGCTCGTGACCCGTAATAATTGtgatggggaatatctatgctcactagatggtcTGATGCGAATTAGTTCGGCCGCATGTAAAACggcatgtccccaagctgagaccgggagttttgatctcataaGTAATGGTCTAGCAATTAGCTATATGCGTTTGATAAAGGATTCAGCCAAACCGttttgtgtatgtacatgtgccacagaatgttctacacttacccccatggacatacaataatcattaaacgcttgggacgtgaattcaccagcattatcaagacGTATTGTCTTTAAAGGAAAATCTAGAAAGTGAGCTCTTAAACGAATTATCTGAGCAA
The window above is part of the Brassica napus cultivar Da-Ae chromosome C3, Da-Ae, whole genome shotgun sequence genome. Proteins encoded here:
- the LOC125583149 gene encoding uncharacterized protein LOC125583149 translates to MCLNRRADPRYKRGAWEFVRCVGADLAECELVICPCIDCRNVDRHSADVVVDHLVTRGMDLSYQLREDWYHHGEAISGADCRSNASERNKEILGLYQAAEFLDEDFIRQRDLSEVAEGEDKEEDEFLAKLADAETPLYPSCANHSKLSAIVSLFRIKTQSGWSDRSFDLLLETLPQMLPEETVLHTSLYEVKRFLKSFDMGYEKIHACVNDCCLFRKEFEKLDNCPKCNASRWKINMRTGDVKKGIPQKVPRYFPIVPYLKRMFRSEEMAKDLRWHFSNKSTNGKSRHPVDSVTWDQMNDKYPLFVVEERNLRLGLSTDGFNPFNMKNVNYSAWPVLLVNYNMSPEKCMKEENIMLSLLIPGPTQPGNNIDVYLEPLIEDLNHLWKKGEVTYDAFSHTTFKLRAMLLWTIQDFPAYGNLAGCKVKGKMGCPVCGKNTDSM